The nucleotide window CCAGGCAAACTGCATTTGCTTAGCGGCTATCGTTCGAGTGCTTGAGGCAGACGGAATGCTCAAAAGGTGAGGGAGGGAATCGCCAAGCAGTAAATCCACGTTGCTGCGCAACAAGGCTTGCGAAGCTGCTTGATGCGCAAGTTCGGGTAGGTTGTTTTTCTTTGAAAGGTGCATGAGCACCACACGTTTGGTTTTTGGGCTGAGTCCTTCAAGAGAACTCGCGCATTGTTCATTGGAAAGGTGTCCGTACCCCGATCGGACACGTTCTTGGATGTGAGGAGGGTAGGGTCCGTTTTTTAGCATACTCGGATCGTAGTTCGACTCGATCATGAGTGTGTGACAGTCTTTGATGTGCTCACCTAAGTTCGGAGGGATGGCGCCAAGATCGGTGACAAGCGCTGCGCGAGCTTCTTGGTGTGAAAAGACCAGCGCCACTTGGGGCGCATCGTGCGGCACTTCCATGGGATGAATATCGAGG belongs to Myxococcales bacterium and includes:
- a CDS encoding MBL fold metallo-hydrolase encodes the protein MQITILASGSSGNACLVQSPDTTILVDAGVRPGPLKKMLGTLARPPATIDAVLVTHAHSDHSGFAGACAHAFDATLYMTEATERGIKLDHYVKQRIYGKNTPFRIGTLDIHPMEVPHDAPQVALVFSHQEARAALVTDLGAIPPNLGEHIKDCHTLMIESNYDPSMLKNGPYPPHIQERVRSGYGHLSNEQCASSLEGLSPKTKRVVLMHLSKKNNLPELAHQAASQALLRSNVDLLLGDSLPHLLSIPSASSTRTIAAKQMQFAW